The Huiozyma naganishii CBS 8797 chromosome 6, complete genome genome includes a window with the following:
- the AOS1 gene encoding E1 ubiquitin-activating protein AOS1 (similar to Saccharomyces cerevisiae AOS1 (YPR180W); ancestral locus Anc_7.536) has product MLDSGANTGGNLLSADEIALYDRQIRLWGLAAQANMRSAKVLLAGCGAIGTEITKNIVLSGIGHLCICDGHVVTEEDLGSQFFLARDSVGLKRIAAVRERVVELNPRVALSFEDIFVDTMDEEFLAKFDLVIGTELGEQQISHLNKLTRKLNIPLYVAGSNGLFGYIFVDLIQFDGTNEKLQSAKPTVTGSVSANREIIKVEVHTDDDDDKKTFETIMTRNKYRPFDEMLLNATLKGQLKRRQLKRVSNVLPLTLTQLQNSKLLHENAEKFTENVRTMCDQLGIDQGTLSQEYISQFINQAGLEFAPVAAVIGGVLAQDVVNILGKRQLPLNNFIIFDGITLDMPIFEL; this is encoded by the coding sequence ATGCTTGATTCTGGTGCTAATACGGGGGGTAATTTGCTGAGTGCGGACGAGATTGCACTTTATGACCGGCAGATTCGGCTCTGGGGGTTGGCCGCACAGGCCAACATGCGGTCCGCTAAGGTGTTGCTGGCCGGGTGCGGGGCCATCGGGACCGAGATTACGAAGAATATCGTGCTGAGCGGGATTGGTCACTTGTGTATCTGTGACGGGCACGTCGTGACAGAGGAGGATCTCGGGTCGCAGTTCTTTCTAGCGCGGGACAGTGTCGGTCTGAAGAGGATTGCCGCAGTGAGGGAGAGGGTCGTGGAATTGAACCCACGGGTCGCTCTGTCCTTCGAGGACATATTCGTGGACACCATGGACGAGGAGTTCCTCGCAAAGTTCGACTTGGTTATTGGGACCGAGCTGGGTGAGCAGCAAATTTCGCACCTGAATAAGCTGACAAGGAAATTGAACATCCCACTGTACGTGGCTGGATCGAACGGCTTGTTTGGGTACATTTTCGTGGACTTGATACAGTTTGATGGGACGAACGAGAAGTTGCAAAGTGCGAAACCCACTGTGACAGGATCAGTGTCTGCAAACAGAGAAATTATCAAAGTGGAGGTCCACACggatgatgacgacgacaagAAGACATTTGAAACGATTATGACTCGTAACAAATACAGACCGTTCGACGAAATGCTGCTAAATGCTACATTGAAGGGTcagttgaaaagaagacaGCTGAAACGGGTTTCTAATGTCTTACCATTGACGCTGACCCAACTACAGAACAGCAAGTTGCTTCACGAAAACGCTGAGAAATTCACCGAAAATGTTAGAACAATGTGCGATCAGCTTGGAATTGACCAAGGGACACTGTCACAGGAGTACATCTCACAATTTATCAACCAGGCAGGGCTGGAGTTTGCTCCAGTAGCTGCTGTTATCGGAGGCGTCCTTGCACAAGACGTGGTCAATATCTTGGGGAAAAGACAATTGCCCCTGAACAACTTCATCATCTTTGATGGAATCACATTGGATATGCCCATCTTCGAGTTGTGA
- the SEC23 gene encoding GTPase-activating protein SEC23 (similar to Saccharomyces cerevisiae SEC23 (YPR181C); ancestral locus Anc_7.537), with product MDFETNEDINGVRFSWNVFPSTRTDANKNVIPVGCVYTPLKEFEDENGESQLNLAQYNPVVCSGPQCKAILNPYCAIDPRSNSWTCPICNSRNHLPTQYANMTQENMPLELQMTTVEYITNKPVQIPPIFFFVIDITSEQENLDALKESIITSLSVLPPNALIGLITYGNVVQLHDLSSETIDRCNVFRGDREYQIDQLTEMLTGQKPASGMAVPNLKVTPVSLNRFFLPLEQVEFKLNQLLENLSPDQWSVPAGHRPLRATGSALNIASLLLQGCYKNVPARIILFAAGPGTLSPGLIVNSELKDPLRSHHDIDSDRAAHYKKACKFYNQIANRIAENGHTVDIFAGSYDQVGMSEMKQLTDSTGGVLLLTDAFSTAIFKQSYTRLFSKDEEGYLKMAFNGIMSVKTSKDLKLQGLVGHATAVKKTDAHNISDSEIGSGGTSTWKMSTLSPHHTYAVFFEIANTVANNTAGNNMGMMNGDGPKLAYTQFVTSYQHSSGTNRIRVTTVANQLLPFGTPAIAASFDQEAAAVLMARIAVYKAEQDDGADVIRWIDRNLIKLCQKYADYNKEDPASFRLAPNFSLYPQFTYYLRRSQFLSVFNNSPDETAFYRHIFTREDTTNSLIMIQPTLTSFSMEEDPQPVLLDSVSVKPNTILLLDTFFYILIYHGEQIAQWRKAGYQDDPNYADFKALLEEPKLEAAELLVDRFPLPRFIDTEAGGSQARFLLSKLNPSDNYQDMARSGSTIVLTDDVSLQNFMTHLQQVAVTGQS from the coding sequence ATGGATTTCGAGACCAACGAGGACATCAACGGGGTACGTTTCTCCTGGAACGTGTTCCCCTCGACAAGAACGGACGCTAACAAGAACGTGATCCCGGTCGGGTGCGTTTACACGCCGCTGAAGGAGTTCGAGGATGAGAATGGGGAGTCGCAACTGAATCTCGCACAGTACAACCCTGTCGTGTGTTCTGGTCCGCAATGTAAGGCGATTTTGAACCCTTACTGTGCGATTGACCCTCGCAGCAACTCGTGGACGTGTCCGATCTGTAACTCGAGAAACCACTTGCCCACGCAGTATGCGAACATGACGCAGGAGAACATGCCACTTGAGTTGCAGATGACCACCGTAGAGTACATCACCAACAAGCCCGTGCAGATCCCAcccatcttcttcttcgtcattGACATTACTTCCGAACAGGAGAACCTTGACGCGTTGAAGGAAAGTATCATTACTTCGTTGTCCGTGCTGCCACCGAACGCGCTGATTGGGTTGATCACCTACGGGAACGTCGTGCAACTGCACGACCTGTCCAGTGAAACGATCGACAGGTGCAACGTCTTCAGAGGTGACAGAGAGTACCAGATCGACCAGCTCACCGAGATGCTCACGGGTCAGAAACCGGCAAGCGGGATGGCAGTGCcaaacttgaaagtgacTCCAGTCTCGCTTAACAGGTTCTTTTTGCCATTGGAGCAAGTCGAGTTCAAGCTCAACCAGTTGTTGGAGAACTTGTCCCCAGACCAGTGGTCAGTCCCAGCGGGGCACAGACCTTTGCGAGCGACAGGGTCAGCTCTGAACATTGCctcgctgctgttgcaaggCTGCTACAAGAACGTCCCAGCACGGATCATCCTGTTTGCTGCTGGGCCAGGCACGCTGTCTCCTGGGCTGATCGTCAACTCGGAATTGAAGGACCCTCTGAGATCACACCATGATATCGACTCGGACCGCGCCGCCCACTACAAGAAGGCTTGCAAGTTCTACAACCAAATCGCCAACAGAATCGCCGAGAACGGTCACACGGTTGACATCTTTGCTGGGTCGTACGACCAGGTCGGTATGTCTGAGATGAAGCAATTGACAGACTCTACAGGTGGGGTACTGCTGTTGACCGATGCGTTCTCCACAGCGATCTTTAAGCAGTCCTACACGAGACTGTTCTCGAAGGATGAGGAGGGATACTTGAAGATGGCCTTCAACGGTATCATGTCCGTCAAGACAAGCAAGGACTTGAAATTGCAAGGGCTTGTCGGCCACGCCACTGCAGTCAAGAAGACAGACGCGCACAACATCAGCGACTCGGAGATCGGCAGCGGTGGTACCTCCACATGGAAGATGTCCACTTTGTCCCCACATCACACCTACGCCgtgttctttgaaattgcaAACACGGTCGCCAACAACACCGCGGGGAACAACATGGGCATGATGAACGGGGACGGACCCAAGCTTGCCTACACACAATTTGTCACATCGTACCAGCACTCCTCCGGGACAAACCGTATTAGAGTGACTACTGTTGCGAACCAACTGCTGCCATTCGGGACACCTGCGATCGCCGCATCGTTCGACCAAGAGGCGGCAGCTGTGTTGATGGCAAGAATTGCAGTATACAAGGCAGAACAGGACGACGGTGCGGACGTCATCAGATGGATCGACCGGAACTTGATCAAACTGTGCCAGAAATACGCGGACTACAACAAAGAGGACCCAGCGTCGTTCAGACTGGCACCAAACTTCTCCCTGTACCCTCAGTTCACGTACTACTTGAGAAGATCACAGTTCCTAAGtgtgttcaacaactcGCCAGATGAGACTGCCTTCTACAGACACATCTTCACCAGAGAGGACACAACTAACTCGTTGATCATGATCCAGCCTACTCTGACATCGTTCTCCATGGAGGAGGATCCACAGCCTGTTCTCTTGGACTCTGTGTCGGTGAAACCAAACACGATTCTGTTGTTGGATACTTTCTTCTACATCTTGATATATCATGGTGAACAAATTGCTCAATGGAGGAAAGCTGGTTATCAAGACGACCCCAACTATGCTGATTTTAAAGCGCTATTGGAGGAGCCCAAACTGGAGGCTGCTGAACTGTTGGTTGATAGATTTCCGCTACCAAGATTTATTGACACAGAGGCCGGTGGTTCTCAGGCCAGATTCCTGTTGTCTAAGTTGAACCCCTCGGATAACTACCAGGATATGGCCCGCAGCGGTTCCACCATTGTCTTAACCGACGATGTCTCGCTGCAAAATTTCATGACCCACTTACAGCAAGTTGCCGTTACAGGCCAGTCATAA
- the GAB1 gene encoding GPI-anchor transamidase subunit GAB1 (similar to Saccharomyces cerevisiae GAB1 (YLR459W); ancestral locus Anc_7.538), with protein sequence MESFRQEGRWSLLAVVCLAVTVRCAVTAMFPSLQQQLDQQVEFSTPMTSYKSLREGLFLLRHGLPVYSGGVVHQPPLLLSVFSRVPNCCHRYLYAVADGVVACQLMLVSRALFSRTPGQRRVPTWVVGLLFALNPLALLSCVSQSTVSLTNVALSSCVYCAVVLRNTWLSGVALAFASYLNVYNAVLAIPLFNAFNGARREVCLFTSVFALCLALLLLLSGSQGNGGAFDGSFLQATYGAMIRFESVAPNLGLWWYFFIEMFQEFIPFFKGVFNVFHVGVTPAIAWRFRGQPLYSFVISLLWLTLTKPYPTLGDTALCFAYLPLFAPLFGYLKYPLFSTLLFLHGVMLSPIFYHLWIDLGSGNSNFFYAVSLVYALALGSIIADFVWAMLRMEYDGGSPNYKRRLTQI encoded by the coding sequence ATGGAAAGTTTTCGCCAGGAAGGACGTTGGTCACTGTTGGCCGTTGTGTGTCTCGCAGTGACAGTGCGGTGCGCCGTGACCGCCATGTTCCCTTcgctgcaacagcagttaGATCAACAGGTCGAATTTTCGACGCCAATGACGTCGTATAAATCGCTGCGTGAAGGTTTGTTCCTTCTGCGACATGGGCTGCCCGTATACTCCGGAGGTGTAGTACACCAGCCACCGTTGCTTCTCAGTGTGTTCAGTCGGGTGCCCAATTGTTGTCACAGGTACCTGTACGCGGTGGCAGACGGGGTCGTTGCATGTCAGCTGATGCTCGTGTCGCGTGCCCTGTTCTCACGTACTCCAGGGCAGAGACGGGTCCCCACATGGGTCGTTGGGCTGCTGTTTGCACTGAACCCACTTGCGTTGCTCTCGTGTGTGAGCCAATCAACCGTGTCCCTCACAAACGTGGCTCTGTCGTCATGTGTCTACTGCGCCGTTGTGCTTCGAAACACATGGCTCAGCGGTGTTGCACTAGCTTTCGCAAGTTACTTGAACGTGTACAATGCGGTTCTCGCGATACCGCTGTTCAATGCGTTCAACGGTGCACGCCGCGAGGTGTGTCTCTTCACGAGCGTGTTTGCCCTGTGCCTTGCGTTGCTTCTCCTGCTGAGCGGGTCACAGGGCAACGGTGGTGCATTCGATGGGTCATTTCTACAAGCGACGTACGGTGCGATGATCCGGTTCGAATCCGTCGCTCCAAACCTCGGTCTATGGtggtacttcttcatcgaGATGTTCCAAGAGTTCatccccttcttcaagGGCGTGTTCAACGTGTTCCACGTCGGTGTTACGCCCGCCATTGCATGGAGGTTCAGGGGGCAACCACTGTACAGTTTTGTGATCAGTCTACTGTGGCTCACACTCACGAAACCGTACCCTACTTTGGGGGACACAGCACTGTGCTTTGCGTACTTACCCCTGTTCGCACCGTTGTTCGGGTACCTTAAGTACCCACTCTTCTCAACACTACTGTTCCTACACGGTGTGATGCTCTCGCCCATTTTCTACCACCTGTGGATCGACCTCGGGTCCGGGAACAGTAACTTCTTCTACGCAGTTTCCCTCGTGTACGCCCTGGCCCTCGGGTCCATCATTGCGGACTTCGTCTGGGCCATGCTTCGCATGGAGTACGACGGCGGCTCGCCGAACTACAAAAGACGTCTCACCCAGATATAA
- the SMX3 gene encoding mRNA splicing protein SMX3 (similar to Saccharomyces cerevisiae SMX3 (YPR182W); ancestral locus Anc_7.539), translated as MSEITPVNPKPFLRSLVNERVVVKLKFNDTTYRGTLLSTDNYFNLQLADAEEIIGSTNRGTVGEIFIRCNNVLWIGTDQDQPSPKTA; from the exons ATGTCAGAG ATCACCCCCGTCAACCCGAAACCGTTTCTACGCTCGCTCGTGAACGAGCGTGTTGTCGTGAAGTTGAAGTTCAACGACACAACGTACAGGGGCACGCTGCTCTCCACAGACAACTACTTTAACTTGCAACTCGCAGACGCAGAGGAGATCATCGGCAGCACAAACAGGGGAACAGTCGGCGAGATCTTCATCCGCTGCAACAACGTCCTCTGGATCGGCACGGATCAGGACCAGCCGTCGCCCAAGACAGCTTGA
- the DPM1 gene encoding dolichyl-phosphate beta-D-mannosyltransferase (similar to Saccharomyces cerevisiae DPM1 (YPR183W); ancestral locus Anc_7.540): MTITQSVIVPAYKEKLNIKPLTQRLFAALGNDASNCTELVFVDDNSQDGSVEEVEALQRQGYNVKITVRTTERGLSSAVLRGFHDAQGQYVICMDADLQHPPESVPMLFDALKKHAFVVGTRYAPGVGIDKDWPLHRRVISATARMMARPLTECSDPMSGFFGLQKQYLDKADPAVINSEGFKIALELLAKLAPPRGPCEEIGRGALLLRCQN; encoded by the coding sequence ATGACGATCACTCAGTCTGTTATTGTCCCCGCTTACaaggagaagttgaacatcAAGCCGCTGACGCAGCGGTTGTTCGCCGCTTTGGGCAACGACGCGTCCAATTGCACTGAACTCGTCTTCGTCGACGACAACTCGCAGGATGGATCCGTTGAGGAAGTTGAGGCTCTGCAGAGACAGGGATATAACGTCAAGATCACCGTGCGTACCACGGAACGTGGTCTTTCCTCTGCGGTGCTTCGCGGGTTCCACGACGCACAGGGCCAGTACGTCATCTGCATGGACGCAGACTTGCAACACCCACCTGAGTCCGTGCCCATGCTATTCGATGCTCTTAAGAAACACGCGTTCGTCGTGGGCACGCGGTACGCCCCAGGGGTCGGTATCGACAAGGACTGGCCTTTGCACAGACGTGTCATCTCTGCTACGGCGCGGATGATGGCCAGACCGCTCACCGAGTGCAGCGACCCAATGAGCGGGTTCTTCGGGCTGCAGAAACAGTACCTAGACAAGGCAGACCCTGCGGTCATCAACTCCGAGGGGTTCAAGATCGCTCTCGAATTGCTCGCCAAACTCGCCCCTCCCAGAGGACCCTGCGAAGAGATTGGGCGAGGTGCCCTTCTCCTTCGGTGTCAGAACTGA
- the GDB1 gene encoding bifunctional 4-alpha-glucanotransferase/amylo-alpha-1,6-glucosidase (similar to Saccharomyces cerevisiae GDB1 (YPR184W); ancestral locus Anc_7.541) translates to MEQSRTLLLRLNDDGEPVTSSSYGHGVLTLPSLPLPEGAPEGTPLYTVRLLVAAGAPVARDGLVWTNVPETPQDEFQRNKFHKKIIKSSFHKDDQVDIPVYKPGPYCFYLSFRNLHEELETTRKFYFVVLPVMKINGRFLQLNSIAMQSVISKWMGPQLSDWDKVFEKVSNKKYNMVHFTPLQYRGESNSPYSIFDQLQFDPEIFKGDEDVAKMVQKLHEKYNMLSLTDIVFNHTANNSQWLLDHPEAGYNHKTAPHLAAAIELDKSLLEFSENLKNYGYPTELKSVDDLFKVIDGIKIHVLGDLKLWEFYTLNVKKIKAQVKDQWDSVAAPSTDDGEGEYEKIDDIVRLGQYTAEKATDPETFRVLGHRYGKTLDLSVLIGILKTNFGQEFTADVDDKVGKILDEINLPLYKEYDEDVNEILEQLFNRIKYLRLDGNGPRQGEVTKELPLTEPYFTRFTAKDGEEYALANNGWIWDGNPLVDFASSQSKAYIRREVIVWGDCVKLRYGSGPEDSPYLWERMSKYIETNATIFDGFRIDNCHSTPLHVGEYFLDLARKFNPNLYVVAELFSGSEEMDCLFVQRLGISSLIREAMQSWSEEELSRLVHKHGGRPIGSYKFVPLDDFPYPADVKIDDEYCMYNEGDHAMKCVSEIMIPKTLTATPPHALFMDCTHDNEMPFQKRTVEDTLPNAALVALCSSAIGSVYGYDEIFPSLLNLVTETRRYEVKQDDGISKVKSMLNEIRESVAQKSLDIEDSEMHVHHEGQYITFHRSDVKSGSGWYLIARMKFNDNVGDQTLPPVVLSQSKCTLKFAYTLEKIGSLKDTESDSTLKGIPTKLRDLTGFKVDYNDDNETTTIVTPGDFPPGSIAVFETQQNGVDESLNHFIRSGAIKATANLSLESLNYILYRCENEEKDSSLGKEGTYGVPNFGNLIYSGLQGWVSLLRDIIFSNDLAHPMSENLRNGNWAMDYVVGRLDYYDDAAGVKDVQEWLRSRFERVKQVPTFIRPSCFALVVGILYGCCRLRAMQLMSSNIGNATVFVQSLAMTSVQMVSTLNSTSILPDKQVPAMAAGLPHFSTNYMRCWGRDVFISLRGLLLTTGRHEDAKMHILAFAKTLKHGLIPNLLDAGRNPRYNARDAAWFFLQAIQDYVDIVPHGEDILKEKVSRRFPKDDRYVALEDNEAFSYSSTIEEVIYEILSRHAKGIKYREANAGPNLDRVMSDNGFNVEVHVDWSTGLIHGGSQDNCGTWMDKMGESDKAGLGRCPRYPRDGAAVEINGLLKSTLRFVLDLHSKGLFEHTEVEKADGGKIALKDWNQLLQDNFEKKFYVPENADDDAQYEVDPKIVNRRGIYRDLYHSGKPFEDYQLRPNFAIAMVVAPELFTPEYACRAINLADEVLRGPVGMRTLDPSDYNYRPYYNNGEDSEDFATSKGRNYHQGPEWVWCMGYFLRAFLHFNYMTDPRAQNEPKTKPSSYLYQQLYHRLQGHREWIRSSPWAGLTELTNKDGEICNDSSPTQAWSTGCLLDLFYDIWAAFSEESKAEN, encoded by the coding sequence ATGGAACAAAGCAGGACGCTACTGCTGAGGCTGAACGATGACGGTGAGCCCGTCACAAGCAGCTCGTATGGGCACGGTGTGCTCACATTGCCCTCGCTGCCGCTTCCAGAGGGCGCCCCCGAGGGCACGCCGCTGTACACGGTCCGGCTGCTTGTGGCCGCGGGCGCTCCCGTTGCTAGGGACGGGCTTGTCTGGACTAACGTGCCCGAGACCCCGCAGGACGAGTTCCAGAGAAACAAGTTCCACAAGAAGATTATCAAGTCAAGCTTCCACAAAGACGACCAGGTGGATATTCCAGTGTACAAGCCGGGACCTTACTGTTTCTACCTCTCCTTCAGAAACTTGCACGAGGAGTTGGAGACCACGAGGAAGTTCTACTTCGTAGTGCTGCCAGTGATGAAGATTAATGGTCGATTCCTTCAATTGAACTCTATCGCCATGCAAAGTGTCATTTCCAAGTGGATGGGGCCCCAACTCAGCGACTGGGATAAAGTGTTTGAGAAAGTCTCGAACAAGAAGTACAACATGGTCCACTTCACACCGCTGCAGTACAGGGGGGAGTCCAACTCGCCATACTCCATCTTCGACCAGCTGCAATTCGACCCAGAAATCTTTAAGGGGGACGAAGACGTTGCGAAAATGGTCCAGAAACTTCACGAGAAGTATAACATGTTATCCTTGACGGATATTGTGTTCAACCACACGGCCAACAATTCTCAATGGCTGCTAGACCACCCAGAGGCCGGCTACAACCACAAGACTGCCCCTCACTTGGCAGCTGCCATCGAACTGGACAAGTCCCTACTCGAATTCTcagagaacttgaagaactacGGCTATCCAACGGAACTCAAGTCCGTAGACGACctgttcaaagtcattGACGGGATTAAGATTCACGTCTTGGGAGATCTCAAATTGTGGGAATTCTACACTTTAAACGTGAAAAAGATAAAGGCTCAGGTCAAGGACCAATGGGACTCCGTAGCTGCACCTTCAACTGATGACGGCGAGGGGGAATACGAAAAGATCGATGACATTGTCCGTCTGGGACAGTACACGGCAGAGAAGGCCACAGACCCGGAGACTTTCCGCGTTTTGGGACACAGATACGGGAAGACACTCGACTTGTCCGTGCTCATCGGCATCTTGAAGACCAATTTCGGACAAGAGTTTACAGCTGACGTAGACGATAAAGTCGGGAAGATCCTGGACGAGATAAATCTGCCCCTGTACAAGGAGTACGACGAGGATGTCAACGAAATCTTAGAACAACTGTTTAACAGAATCAAGTACTTGAGACTCGACGGGAACGGACCCAGACAAGGTGAAGTCACGAAGGAGTTGCCCCTGACAGAACCTTATTTCACCAGATTCACCGCCAAGGACGGCGAGGAGTACGCTCTCGCTAACAACGGCTGGATATGGGACGGGAACCCACTGGTAGACTTCGCTTCCAGCCAGTCCAAGGCATACATCCGCAGAGAGGTCATTGTCTGGGGGGACTGTGTCAAGTTGAGATACGGCTCCGGACCAGAGGATTCCCCTTACCTATGGGAGAGAATGTCCAAGTACATCGAGACCAACGCTACTATCTTCGACGGGTTCAGAATCGACAATTGCCACTCGACACCTTTGCATGTCGGCGAGTACTTTTTAGATCTAGCTAGAAAGTTCAACCCAAATCTGTACGTTGTGGCAGAACTGTTCTCAGGGTCTGAAGAAATGGACTGTCTGTTTGTACAACGTCTCGgtatttcctctttgatcAGAGAAGCCATGCAGTCGTGGTCCGAGGAGGAACTGTCCCGCCTAGTGCACAAACACGGTGGCAGACCTATTGGCTCCTACAAATTTGTACCCTTGGATGATTTTCCATACCCGGCTGATGTCAAGATCGATGACGAATACTGTATGTATAACGAGGGCGACCATGCAATGAAGTGTGTCTCCGAAATCATGATTCCTAAGACTTTGACCGCTACTCCACCTCACGCACTGTTCATGGATTGCACTCATGATAACGAAATGCCTTTCCAGAAGAGAACCGTCGAGGATACTTTGCCGAATGCAGCATTGGTCGCGTTATGTTCCTCCGCTATTGGGTCTGTGTATGGGTACGATGAAATATTCCCATCCCTGTTGAACTTGGTCACTGAGACGAGAAGATATGAAGTGAAACAAGATGACGGGATTAGCAAAGTGAAGTCCATGTTGAACGAGATTAGAGAGTCTGTTGCACAGAAATCCCTGGACATCGAGGACTCCGAGATGCACGTCCACCACGAAGGCCAATACATCACCTTCCACAGATCCGATGTTAAGAGCGGGTCTGGCTGGTACTTGATCGCTAGAATGAAATTTAACGACAACGTTGGGGACCAAACTCTACCCCCCGTGGTTCTCTCGCAATCGAAGTGTACTCTGAAGTTCGCGTACACATTAGAAAAGATTGGAAGCTTGAAGGACACAGAATCGGACAGTACATTGAAGGGCATTCCAACTAAATTGAGGGATTTGACCGGGTTCAAAGTTGACTACAACGATGACAATGAAACAACCACCATTGTAACTCCTGGCGATTTCCCTCCAGGTTCTATTGCAGTCTTCGAAACTCAGCAGAATGGAGTAGATGAGTCGCTGAACCACTTCATCAGATCTGGTGCCATAAAGGCCACTGCGAATTTGTCCTTGGAATCCTTAAACTACATTTTGTATCGTTGCGAAAACGAGGAAAAGGACAGCAGTCTAGGCAAGGAGGGTACTTATGGAGTTCCAAATTTTGGCAATCTTATCTACAGTGGGCTGCAAGGCTGGGTATCTCTTCTACGCGATATCATCTTCTCGAACGATTTGGCCCATCCTATGAGTGAAAACCTGAGAAACGGTAACTGGGCCATGGACTATGTTGTTGGTCGTTTGGATTACTATGATGACGCTGCAGGGGTTAAGGACGTCCAAGAATGGTTACGCAGTAGATTCGAAAGAGTCAAGCAAGTTCCAACCTTTATCAGACCCAGCTGTTTTGCTTTGGTCGTTGGTATCTTGTACGGTTGTTGCCGTCTGCGTGCCATGCAGTTAATGTCATCGAACATCGGCAACGCTACTgtctttgttcaaagtttgGCCATGACATCCGTGCAAATGGTTTCTACTTTGAACTCCACGTCCATCTTACCAGACAAGCAGGTCCCCGCAATGGCTGCTGGTTTACCCCATTTCAGCACCAATTATATGAGGTGTTGGGGGAGAGACGTCTTCATCTCTCTAAGAGGGTTGCTATTGACTACTGGTAGACATGAGGATGCCAAAATGCACATTCTGGCATTTGCCAAGACATTGAAACATGGTTTGATTCCAAACTTGCTGGACGCTGGTAGGAACCCACGGTATAACGCCCGTGATGCTGCCTGGTTTTTCTTGCAAGCAATCCAAGACTATGTCGACATTGTTCCTCATGGTGAAgacattttgaaggaaaaggTAAGCAGACGGTTCCCCAAAGATGATCGGTACGTTGCTCTGGAGGACAATGAGGCCTTCAGTTACAGTTCCACCATCGAGGAGGTGATCTATGAAATCTTGAGCAGACACGCCAAAGGTATCAAGTACAGAGAGGCAAACGCGGGCCCTAACCTGGACCGTGTCATGTCTGATAATGGGTTCAACGTCGAGGTGCACGTGGACTGGTCCACTGGTTTGATTCATGGTGGTTCGCAGGATAACTGTGGTACGTGGATGGATAAGATGGGTGAGAGTGACAAGGCAGGGCTCGGTCGGTGTCCCCGGTACCCTAGAGACGGTGCAGCCGTGGAGATCAATGGGTTATTGAAGAGTACATTGAGGTTTGTTCTTGACTTGCACTCGAAGGGCCTGTTTGAACACACTGAGGTAGAAAAGGCTGACGGCGGGAAGATCGCATTGAAGGATTGGAACCAGCTATTGCAGGATAACTTCGAGAAGAAGTTCTACGTGCCAGAAAACGCGGACGACGACGCACAGTATGAGGTGGATCCCAAGATTGTAAACAGAAGGGGTATATATAGAGACTTGTACCACTCGGGTAAGCCGTTTGAGGACTACCAACTGAGACCTAACTTTGCAATTGCGATGGTTGTTGCTCCTGAATTGTTTACTCCGGAGTACGCGTGTCGGGCGATTAACCTTGCTGACGAAGTGCTTAGAGGACCTGTTGGTATGCGCACTTTAGACCCGAGCGACTACAACTACCGCCCATACTACAACAACGGCGAGGACTCGGAGGACTTTGCGACGTCGAAGGGCAGGAACTACCATCAGGGTCCTGAATGGGTATGGTGCATGGGCTACTTCCTGCGTGCGTTCCTTCACTTTAACTACATGACGGACCCAAGGGCGCAGAACGAGCCAAAGACGAAACCATCGTCGTACTTGTACCAGCAGCTATACCACAGACTGCAGGGACACAGAGAGTGGATCCGCAGCAGTCCCTGGGCTGGCTTAACCGAACTGACGAACAAGGACGGGGAGATTTGCAACGACTCGAGCCCTACACAAGCTTGGAGCACGGGTTGTCTATTGGACCTGTTCTACGATATCTGGGCTGCCTTTTCCGAGGAGAGCAAGGCCGAAAACTGA